From the Glandiceps talaboti chromosome 12, keGlaTala1.1, whole genome shotgun sequence genome, one window contains:
- the LOC144443127 gene encoding uncharacterized protein LOC144443127, producing MDGQLSPAPLVPQSPNDVGQDITRRSSTSSPQPALSPVRAGEAISKENGQDESNKNQPANSNICRTVILNGVPIAALVIDNQERLCLAQISNTLLKQYSYNEIHNRRVALGVTCVQCTPVQLEILRRAGAMPISSRRCGMITKREAERLCKSFLGDTAPPKLPENFAFDIKHECAWGCRGSFIPSRYNSSRAKCIKCAFCNMYFSPNKFIFHSHRTPSGTYKHPDAANFNSWRRHIKLAADDGPVDLMYAWEDVKAMFNGGSRKRIMSSVSHHHHHHHDRSNQSSSSSSAPSLSSFAFGMTNPPPEKRSRLDFDQPALHTNMTRPFGYPLMPMPSKTYAMQGESMLQKKTENMPTSPPYPGLDLVAKKHLSPTSAKRGFSDILWGNKELYSSWGKAFGMGLNHTYYPQPASNGNILFKGQPFPQTNLATERGKMSSPTKLTSPLGHDHDTGRRDSDKFSPWDCEIRKKYAAEEKLEECTYPKTHFQQETHNYVSAFKPVTRDRNVYSTKQSIQPTDLSLRSSNDKVKDPHTNPSETPHQYSDKPAMTGVLSEIDASDEEDEEESDINITDDEQVNYYVSTATPLLSDNNAQKKAEDREDDDETQGEREVPIEVNSNEALKSVKSSTESLSPCADYEASKLPSTEVINAPGDEQVARLLACQVTSPVSKSPPSVLTVSRSPTSIPAVSRSPTSLMTVSSKYSGQQSESTVIKNHGSIAPVTSPTSSDLLIMAPKTITDETNTCETSVEKLATLSCHRFREKPNVGDMAKDELEKALLQEMYMRKRMEQECQLMKDTFQNQVKRELAFREEMSHQLQIVRDTLCHELDAERKARLAIQQKLKTDDGIGSQQRRPQPIVDQQGGEMDRSFSSYWRLAMLGPTCLPAHAQQWRAMMPLVMNGETTTNETGSELNLAPSATAMASRLSSRSLEIYGNSRRASAF from the exons ATGGATGGACAGTTATCTCCAGCACCACTAGTTCCTCAGTCACCCAACGACGTTGGTCAAGATATCACCCGCCGCAGTTCCACATCTTCGCCCCAACCAGCCCTATCACCTGTGCGAGCCGGAGAAGCAATCTCCAAAGAAAACGGCCAAGACGAATCGAACAAAAACCAACCAGCCAACTCAAACATTTGCCGAACTGTCATCCTAAATGGTGTGCCCATCGCAGCCCTTGTGATCGATAACCAAGAACGTTTGTGTCTGGCACAGATCTCCAATACGCTACTCAAACAGTATAGTTACAACGAAATACATAACAGGCGGGTAGCGTTGGGTGTTACTTGCGTGCAGTGCACCCCAGTTCAACTTGAAATACTTCGAAGGGCCGGGGCTATGCCAATTTCTTCACGTCGTTGCGGAATGATAACGAAGAGAGAAGCCGAAAGACTTTGCAAGTCCTTCCTAGGAGATACCGCGCCTCCAAAGCTTCCAGAAAACTTTGCTTTCGATATAAAGCACGAATGTGCCTGGGGCTGCCGAGGCAGCTTTATACCTTCACGTTACAACAGCAGTCGAGCTAAGTGTATCAAATGCGCTTTCTGTAATATGTATTTCTCTCCGAACAAATTCATTTTCCATTCTCATCGCACTCCGAGTGGCACATACAAACACCCAGACGCAGCAAACTTCAACTCATGGCGTCGTCACATCAAGTTGGCCGCGGATGATGGTCCGGTCGATCTAATGTACGCCTGGGAAGACGTCAAAGCGATGTTCAACGGAGGCAGTCGAAAACGAATCATGAGTTCGGtttcacatcatcatcatcatcatcacgatAGAAGTAACCAGTCATCTTCGTCGTCGTCTGCGCCATCTTTGTCATCATTTGCTTTCGGGATGACGAATCCTCCACCTGAAAAGAGAAGCCGCTTAGATTTTGACCAGCCTGCCTTACATACCAACATGACTCGTCCGTTCGGCTATCCGTTAATGCCGATGCCAAGTAAAACATATGCTATGCAGGGGGAGTCTATGCTTCAgaagaaaacagaaaatatgccAACTTCTCCACCGTACCCTGGACTAGATTTAGTTGCTAAAAAACACTTATCCCCAACCAGTGCTAAACGTGGGTTTTCTGACATCTTATGGGGCAATAAAGAATTGTATAGTTCTTGGGGGAAGGCGTTCGGCATGGGCTTAAACCATACGTATTATCCGCAACCGGCATCTAATGGTAACATTTTATTCAAGGGTCAGCCTTTTCCACAGACAAATTTAGCAACTGAAAGAGGTAAAATGAGTTCACCTACTAAACTGACATCTCCACTTGGTCATGACCATGACACTGGTAGACGAGATAGTGACAAGTTCAGCCCATGGGACTGTGAGATTAGGAAGAAATACGCCGCTGAAGAGAAACTGGAAGAGTGTACATACCCCAAGACACATTTCCAACAGGAAACGCATAATTATGTGTCTGCTTTTAAACCTGTAACAAGAGACAGAAATGTGTACTCGACTAAACAGTCCATACAACCGACCGATTTATCCCTCCGTTCGAGCAATGACAAGGTCAAAGACCCACATACAAACCCAAGCGAAACCCCTCATCAATATAGTGACAAACCAGCGATGACCGGTGTATTATCTGAGATAGACGCCAGCGATGAAGAAGACGAAGAGGAGAGTGACATCAATATAACTGATGATGAACAAGTCAACTACTATGTATCCACAGCAACACCACTTTTATCAGACAATAATGCTCAAAAGAAGGCAGAAGACAGAGAAGATGACGATGAGACACAGGGGGAAAGAGAAGTACCGATAGAAGTCAATTCAAATGAAGCACTGAAATCTGTGAAATCTTCAACTGAGAGCCTCTCACCGTGTGCTGATTATGAAGCATCGAAACTACCTTCAACCGAAGTTATCAATGCACCTGGGGACGAACAA GTTGCCCGTCTCCTAGCCTGTCAAGTGACGTCACCCGTTTCCAAATCACCACCCAGCGTACTAACGGTTTCAAGATCACCCACCAGTATACCGGCGGTTTCAAGATCACCCACCAGTTTAATGACTGTTTCAAGCAAATATAGTGGTCAACAATCTGAGTCGACTGTTATAAAGAACCATGGTAGTATTG CTCCAGTTACGAGTCCAACTTCGTCCGATCTCCTCATAATGGCTCCCAAAACTATTACAGACGAAACGAATACATGTGAAACTTCAG ttGAAAAACTAGCGACATTGTCTTGTCATCGTTTTCGGGAAAAACCAAACGTTGGCGACATGGCAAAGG aTGAATTGGAAAAGGcgttattacaagaaatgtacaTGAGAAAACGAATGGAACAGGAGTGTCAATTAATGAAAG ATACATTCCAAAATCAGGTGAAAAGAGAATTAGCTTTTAGAGAAGAGATGTCGCATCAATTGCAAATAGTACGAG ACACCCTTTGCCACGAACTGGATGCTGAAAGAAAAGCTCGGCTTGCAATTCAACAAAAACTAAAAACGGACGATGGTATCGGCTCTCAACAGAGAAGGCCTCAGCCTATCGTCGATCAACAAGGAGGGGAGATGGATCGTTCATTTTCATCGTATTGGAGACTTGCCATGTTGGGACCGACCTGCCTACCAGCGCATGCGCAACAGTGGAGAGCCATGATGCCACTGGTGATGAATGGGGAGACAACGACTAATGAAACGGGCTCAGAGCTGAACTTAGCACCCTCTGCAACAGCCATGGCCAGTCGACTTTCCTCCCGATCTCTTGAAATTTACGG GAACAGTCGAAGAGCTTCAGctttttga